One window of the Populus trichocarpa isolate Nisqually-1 chromosome 9, P.trichocarpa_v4.1, whole genome shotgun sequence genome contains the following:
- the LOC7491163 gene encoding dolichol kinase EVAN, with product MAAVSFSQLLNGERAVVTLFIVIVLFSLPLSLLLHGVALSLLALFALSVEVRVETSTSLSQFKTRAGASSGLLLGAVTLPTFMLSKLIQQSRAFSLNQVHPGELNYLALQYWAAFGSCFTVLMVLCLLTLDNTRSRSCQAWNVKFGLVCFVIGAALLFLYSTTGLHAIWKLLWVFFHGFAAVKLVQHLLNTFPSCVSFGEALLVTVGLVLYFGDMLAYTIEKLYGYMTSSELVFMQYGFRRSEIGIIIQGLLLGLLLYLVVLKYLLCGWDGFSRSTYSGARICSEKGKSLIFFASLGFLIVVIIPSWMQFVQDFDMHPLLWVVRFVFMEPVKRLSLCLYWVCVIYLSVLRFYNISKNSKIERILLRKYYHLMAVLMFLPAVILQPKFLDLAFGAALAVFLTLEIIRVWRIWPLGQLVHEFMNAFTDHRDSDLLIVSHFSLLLGCALPIWMSSGYNDRPLAPFAGILSLGIGDTMASMVGHKYGVLRWSKTGKKTIEGTAAGITSVLAACSVLLPHLASTGYFLTEHWISLLLAVTVSGLLEAYTAQLDNAFIPLVFYSLLCL from the exons ATGGCCGCTGTCTCGTTTTCGCAGTTACTTAACGGCGAGAGAGCGGTGGTTACGCTTTTTATTGTCATCGTcctcttctctctccctctttctcttctcttacaCGGCGtcgctctctctctcctcgCTCTCTTTGCTCTCTCCGTCGAGGTCCGTGTCGAGACTTCCACTTCCTTGTCTCAATTCAAAACCAG GGCAGGTGCTTCGTCAGGGCTACTATTAGGTGCAGTTACATTACCAACTTTTATGCTTTCAAAATTGATACAGCAATCAAGAGCCTTCTCATTGAATCAAGTTCATCCTGGAG AACTTAATTACCTGGCGTTGCAATACTGGGCTGCATTTGGTAGCTGCTTCACTGTGCTTATGGTGCTCTGCTTACTTACATTGGACAATACACGAAGCCGTTCATGTCAGGCATGGAATGTTAAGTTTGGCTTAGTATGTTTTGTGATTGGTGCAGCCCTATTATTTTTGTATAGTACTACTG gTTTGCATGCAATATGGAAACTTTTGTGGGTGTTTTTTCATGGATTCGCAGCAGTTAAGTTGGTGCAGCATCTCCTTAATACTTTTCCTTCATGCGTTTCCTTTG GGGAAGCACTTCTGGTGACTGTGGGTCTTGTACTCTACTTTGGTGACATGTTGGCCTATACCATTGAAAAG CTTTATGGATACATGACTTCGTCAGAATTAGTCTTTATGCAATATGGATTTAGGAGAAGTGAGATTGGCATTATCATTCAG GGTCTACTTCTCGGCCTTCTCCTCTACCTAGTTGTCTTGAAATATTTGCTCTGTGGATGGGATGGCTTTTCAAGATCAACCTACTCTGGAGCAAGGATATGTAGTGAGAAAGGGAAATCTCTTATATTCTTCGCTTCCCTTGGTTTTTTGATTGTTGTGATCATCCCTTCATGGATGCAGTTTGTACAGGATTTTGACATGCATCCACTGTTGTG GGTggttagatttgtttttatggaACCAGTTAAAAGACTATCACTCTGTCTCTATTGGGTGTGTGTGATATATCTTTCTGTTCTGCGATTCTATAACATATCCAAGAATAGTAAGATTGAGAGGATTCTTCTTCGAAAGTACTACCATCTAATGGCTGTTTTAATGTTTCTGCCTGCTGTTATCTTACAG CCTAAGTTTCTTGATCTGGCATTTGGTGCAGCCTTGGCAGTTTTCTTGACTTTGGAAATTATTCGA GTTTGGAGAATTTGGCCTTTGGGACAGCTTGTGCATGAATTTATGAATGCTTTCACAGACCATCGTGACTCTGACCTCCTCATTGTCAG cCACTTTTCACTTTTACTGGGATGTGCACTTCCTATCTGGATGTCTTCTGGATACAATGATCGACCCCTTGCTCCTTTTGCTGGAATTTTGAGCCTTGGAATTGGGGATACAATG GCTTCAATGGTTGGCCACAAATATGGTGTCCTCAGGTGGAGCAAAACTGGGA AGAAAACCATTGAAGGCACTGCAGCTGGTATAACATCAGTCCTTGCTGCTTGCTCAGTATTGCTTCCGCATTTAGCATCCACTGGATATTTTCTTACTgag CATTGGATCTCTCTTCTCCTAGCTGTAACAGTGAGTGGCTTGTTGGAGGCCTACACGGCACAACTTGATAACGCATTCATACCACTTGTTTTCTACAGCCTTCTATGTTTGTAA